A portion of the Bacillus oleivorans genome contains these proteins:
- the aroB gene encoding 3-dehydroquinate synthase: MRKVRVQTDTFQYDIWIGTNLTDTIVEDMASKFADVTKIMVICDQTIASLYLDPFVASLKKWKEPICKTVPNGEEAKSLAVYQDCMETAIKGELDRHSLIVAFGGGAVGDLAGFVAATFMRGIPYVQVPTTLLAHDSAVGGKTAVNHPLGKNMIGAFHQPKAVYYDLQYLHTLPKRERLSGFAELIKHGLIGNRELLNQLISRINEVDFDDLLFWEQVLEQGIKVKVKIVEQDTKEQNIRAFLNFGHTLGHAIENLSHYSISHGECVLIGMHFALLISEMKNSLSVSRAALTEWFCRLGYSIEVPDYMSIEQIMEQMRRDKKTIGGAIQYVLLKDIELPYAAKLQDEELVFYLKEFGVS; encoded by the coding sequence ATGAGGAAAGTGAGAGTTCAGACGGATACCTTTCAATACGACATTTGGATTGGAACGAATCTTACTGACACGATTGTCGAAGATATGGCATCTAAATTCGCAGATGTGACCAAGATTATGGTGATATGTGATCAAACAATTGCAAGCCTTTATCTCGATCCATTTGTAGCCAGCTTAAAGAAATGGAAGGAACCGATTTGCAAAACGGTACCAAATGGTGAAGAGGCCAAATCGCTTGCGGTTTACCAGGATTGTATGGAAACAGCAATCAAAGGGGAGCTGGATCGCCATTCATTAATTGTCGCATTCGGGGGCGGAGCAGTAGGGGATTTAGCAGGATTTGTAGCGGCTACCTTTATGCGGGGAATACCTTATGTTCAAGTTCCTACCACTCTTCTTGCACATGATAGTGCTGTTGGCGGGAAAACGGCAGTTAACCATCCTTTAGGCAAAAATATGATCGGAGCTTTCCACCAGCCGAAAGCCGTTTATTATGACCTTCAGTACTTGCACACATTACCAAAACGTGAAAGATTATCAGGATTTGCGGAGCTTATAAAGCACGGTCTGATTGGGAATCGTGAATTGTTAAATCAATTAATAAGCCGTATAAATGAAGTAGATTTTGATGATCTTTTATTTTGGGAACAGGTTCTGGAACAAGGAATCAAGGTCAAGGTCAAGATCGTAGAACAGGATACAAAAGAGCAAAATATTCGAGCCTTTTTGAATTTCGGACATACATTAGGTCATGCAATAGAGAATTTATCCCATTACTCGATCTCTCATGGTGAATGTGTATTAATTGGAATGCATTTTGCTCTCCTAATCAGCGAAATGAAGAACTCGCTCTCGGTTTCAAGAGCAGCTTTGACAGAGTGGTTTTGCAGACTGGGTTATAGCATAGAAGTACCTGACTATATGTCGATTGAACAGATCATGGAACAAATGCGAAGAGATAAAAAGACAATCGGCGGAGCGATTCAATACGTTCTATTGAAAGACATTGAACTGCCGTATGCGGCAAAACTCCAAGATGAAGAACTCGTTTTCTATTTAAAAGAATTCGGAGTATCATAG
- the hisC gene encoding histidinol-phosphate transaminase — protein MKWIKQLDQLKAYQPGKTIDEVKKEFGLDTIFKLASNENPYGHSEKVDELFQNTKFQHMLYPDGAATELREAVAEHFGIEPGNLIFGNGSDEIIQIISNSLIEPGINTVMPVPSFSQYKHNCFLQGGESREIPLINGEHDLNGMLEAIDENTSIVWICNPNNPSGRYIPKDELFEFIAKVPSHVLVVVDQAYHEYVTASDYPDSLSLFNAFDNVILLRTFSKIYGLAGFRVGFGIASKEIIAKMEPVREPFNVNAIGQLAAKAALADQEFVEECKEKNDKEKNRYYEFCEENGLSYYPTEGNFILINVNEDSQSAFDYFLQNGVITRSGAALGFPGWLRITIGKREENDKVFELLKERMKK, from the coding sequence ATGAAGTGGATTAAACAATTGGATCAGTTAAAAGCTTATCAGCCTGGTAAAACGATTGATGAAGTGAAGAAGGAATTTGGGCTAGATACGATTTTTAAATTGGCTTCAAATGAAAACCCATATGGACATTCTGAAAAAGTCGACGAGCTTTTTCAAAATACAAAATTTCAACATATGCTGTATCCGGATGGTGCAGCTACAGAATTAAGAGAGGCAGTGGCCGAACATTTTGGAATTGAACCGGGAAATTTAATATTTGGGAACGGATCTGATGAAATCATTCAAATTATTTCCAATTCATTAATTGAACCAGGGATCAATACGGTAATGCCTGTTCCTAGTTTTTCACAATATAAACATAACTGTTTTTTACAAGGCGGCGAGTCGAGAGAGATTCCGCTTATTAATGGTGAACATGATTTAAATGGAATGCTAGAGGCGATTGACGAAAACACAAGTATCGTATGGATTTGTAACCCAAACAATCCATCTGGACGCTATATTCCTAAAGATGAATTATTTGAATTTATAGCAAAAGTGCCATCTCACGTTTTAGTAGTGGTTGACCAGGCTTATCATGAATATGTCACTGCTTCTGATTATCCAGATTCATTATCGTTATTTAATGCTTTTGATAATGTGATACTGCTTAGAACCTTCTCTAAAATCTACGGATTAGCTGGTTTTCGAGTAGGTTTTGGTATCGCAAGCAAAGAAATCATTGCAAAAATGGAGCCTGTGAGAGAACCGTTTAATGTCAATGCAATCGGACAATTAGCGGCAAAAGCAGCTCTAGCTGATCAGGAATTTGTAGAGGAATGCAAAGAAAAAAATGATAAAGAAAAAAATCGATATTATGAGTTTTGTGAGGAAAATGGTCTTTCCTATTATCCGACAGAAGGGAATTTTATCTTAATTAATGTGAATGAAGATAGTCAATCTGCCTTTGACTATTTCTTGCAAAATGGAGTTATTACACGTTCCGGTGCAGCACTCGGCTTTCCGGGCTGGCTTCGGATTACAATCGGAAAGCGTGAAGAAAATGATAAAGTATTTGAGCTTTTAAAAGAGAGAATGAAAAAATAA
- a CDS encoding prephenate dehydrogenase produces MNGNVLIIGLGLIGGSVALAIKKEHPDSIIYGYDLNPDSIKLAHMLQVIDDGLEDEQQLQRVAENADLIILATPVQQSEQWLDIIASWQLKQDAIVTDVGSTKQKIMEKARLLNNHNITFIGGHPMAGSHKSGVQAAKALLFENAFYLLTPFDGEHEDQVEKLRHWLKGTRAKFLVLSAKEHDELTGVVSHLPHIVAASLVRQALNSKSNQDLLQRLAAGGFRDITRIASSNPHMWRDILIHNKQVLLDMLHQWNEEMTMVTKMIEAEAEEEILQYFQTAKDYRDNLPTKAKGAIPAFYDLYVDLPDYPGVISEITGLLAKESINIINIQILETREDLFGVLVISFQTYEDRIKAKACINQNTSYETFIPA; encoded by the coding sequence ATGAATGGGAACGTCCTCATCATAGGGTTAGGCTTAATTGGAGGTTCCGTTGCACTGGCCATAAAAAAAGAACATCCAGACTCCATAATTTACGGATATGATCTTAATCCCGATTCGATAAAACTTGCACACATGCTACAAGTGATTGATGACGGACTAGAAGATGAGCAGCAACTACAACGGGTTGCCGAAAATGCGGATTTGATTATTTTGGCCACACCTGTTCAGCAATCTGAACAATGGCTCGACATAATCGCATCCTGGCAGCTTAAACAAGATGCTATTGTTACAGATGTAGGCAGCACCAAACAAAAGATTATGGAAAAAGCGAGACTTTTAAACAATCACAATATCACTTTTATCGGCGGGCATCCAATGGCAGGTTCACATAAAAGCGGGGTTCAGGCTGCTAAGGCTCTTCTCTTTGAAAATGCCTTTTACCTGCTGACACCTTTTGACGGTGAACACGAAGATCAAGTCGAAAAGCTGAGACATTGGCTTAAGGGAACCCGGGCTAAATTTCTTGTTTTATCGGCAAAAGAACACGATGAATTAACAGGAGTAGTATCTCACCTTCCTCATATTGTCGCTGCTTCTCTTGTTCGTCAGGCTCTAAACAGTAAAAGTAATCAGGATTTATTGCAACGGTTGGCGGCAGGCGGATTTAGAGACATTACCAGGATTGCTTCAAGTAATCCCCATATGTGGCGGGATATTTTAATTCATAATAAACAAGTTCTTTTAGACATGTTACATCAATGGAATGAAGAAATGACGATGGTAACGAAAATGATTGAAGCAGAAGCGGAAGAGGAAATTCTCCAATATTTCCAAACAGCAAAAGATTATCGTGATAATCTTCCTACAAAGGCGAAAGGTGCGATTCCTGCCTTTTATGATTTATATGTTGACCTGCCAGATTATCCGGGGGTAATTTCTGAAATTACAGGTCTGCTGGCAAAAGAATCGATTAACATTATCAATATTCAAATCCTAGAAACAAGAGAAGACTTGTTTGGGG